From Cucumis melo cultivar AY chromosome 1, USDA_Cmelo_AY_1.0, whole genome shotgun sequence, a single genomic window includes:
- the LOC103492842 gene encoding autophagy-related protein 18a yields the protein METLSAFPSPPWPNPNPNPNPNPPSAVADSSSSERFDSDSVSSVDPTGLSPAVEPPASQPSLLHLSFNQDHGCFAAGTDRGFRIYNCDPFREIFRRDFDRGGGVGVVEMLFRCNILALVGGGPDPQYPPNKVMIWDDHQSRCIGELSFRSAVRGVRLQRDRIIVILEQKVFVYNFADLKLLHQIETIANPKGLCAVSQLSTSLVLVCPGLQKGQVRVEHYASRRTKFIMAHDSRIACFALTTNGQLLATASTKGTLVRIFNTFDGNLLQEVRRGADRAEIYSLAFSSTAQWLAVSSDKGTVHVFSLKVNSGSLGNDMTHQNDSSLSVAPSGSSFSFIKGVLPKYFKSEWSVAQFRLHEGSQYVVAFGHQKNTVVILGMDGSFYRCQFDSVNGGEMTQLEYHNFLMPEEAF from the exons ATGGAAACCCTCTCCGCTTTCCCTTCCCCTCCATGGCCCAATCCCAATCCCAATCCCAATCCTAACCCTCCCTCCGCCGTCGCCGACTCCTCCTCCTCCGAACGCTTCGATTCCGATTCCGTTTCATCGGTGGACCCGACGGGTTTGTCCCCGGCGGTTGAACCTCCTGCTTCGCAGCCTTCTCTGCTACATCTCTCCTTCAATCAAGATCATGGCTGCTTTGCCGCCGGGACTGACCGTGGGTTTCGGATCTACAATTGCGATCCCTTCAGAGAGATTTTCCGGAGGGATTTTGACCGTGGAGGTGGTGTTGGTGTTGTTGAGATGCTTTTTCGATGTAATATTTTGGCTCTTGTTGGTGGTGGACCCGACCCTCAGTATCCGCCTAATAAGGTTATGATTTGGGATGATCATCAGAGCCGGTGTATTGGGGAGCTTTCGTTTAGGTCTGCTGTTCGTGGTGTTCGTTTACAGAGAGACAGGATTATTGTTATTTTGGAACAGAAGGTTTTTGTTTACAATTTTGCGGATTTGAAGTTGCTGCATCAGATTGAAACTATTGCCAACCCTAAGGGTCTTTGTGCTGTTTCCCAGTTGAGTACTTCGCTTGTTCTTGTTTGCCCTGGATTACAGAAGGGGCAGGTTAGGGTTGAGCATTATGCCTCTCGACGGACTAAGTTTATTATGGCTCATGACTCGAGGATTGCTTGCTTTGCACTTACGACCAATGGGCAGTTGCTTGCTACAGCTAGTACCAAGGGAACTTTGGTTCGGATATTCAACACATTTGATGGAAATTTACTTCAAGAG GTAAGGAGAGGGGCAGATAGAGCAGAGATATACAGTTTGGCTTTCTCATCGACTGCTCAATGGCTGGCAGTCTCCAGTGACAAGGGCACCGTTCATGTGTTCAGCCTTAAAGTCAATTCTGGATCTCTTGGGAATGATATGACTCATCAGAACGATTCTTCTCTTTCTGTGGCACCATCCGGTTCCTCATTTTCCTTCATCAAAG GTGTCTTGCCAAAATATTTCAAGTCGGAGTGGTCAGTCGCTCAGTTTCGCTTGCATGAAGGCTCTCAGTATGTCGTTGCTTTTGGTCACCAGAAGAATACGGTTGTAATCCTTGGAATGGATGGAAG CTTCTACCGATGCCAATTTGATTCGGTGAATGGAGGAGAGATGACCCAGCTTGAATATCACAACTTTCTAATGCCGGAGGAAGCCTTCTAG